In a genomic window of Rhinolophus ferrumequinum isolate MPI-CBG mRhiFer1 chromosome 2, mRhiFer1_v1.p, whole genome shotgun sequence:
- the MAGEF1 gene encoding LOW QUALITY PROTEIN: melanoma-associated antigen F1 (The sequence of the model RefSeq protein was modified relative to this genomic sequence to represent the inferred CDS: inserted 8 bases in 4 codons; substituted 4 bases at 4 genomic stop codons), with product MAQVPSKAQAEALAFLLSLRKEQVHSHLLERTAEQKTEENNGLTGICAHLISKTEDVTSLSSCAVAAPSCGAGGVALRARVLRGAVQPPRSPRRQRSQSSSRPPAAVRPPRWGLCSGSHTPRRVYALCTWLPENVLQKHESANLPISQAEGXKDGGHDGATLTASQEEAPSPLLQDSPKEDLGATREKGAVEPALTPKGGRXSRPHRRLDRTVAEWVQWLLVKDKKKSPITRSEMVKYVVGDLKSLFPEIVARATEYLRCAFGFXLKXLGRKYHTHILTNKPKPXEEEEDLGGSXLLMMILGLIYLKGNSAREAQVWEMLRWLGVCPSKYHFLFGYPKRLMMEDFVQQRYRNYRRVPHTNPPECEFSXGPRSNLDTSKMQVLGFVAKLHYKKEPQHXPVQCRGALADEADGQG from the exons ATGGCCCAGGTCCCCAGCAAAGCCCAAGCAGAGGCCTTGGCCTTCCTGCTGAGCCTGAGAAAGGAGCAGGTGCACAGCCACTTACTGGAGAGGACCGCTGAACAGAAGACTGAAGAAAACAATGGATTGACCGGAATCTGTGCCCACCTCATTTCCAAGACAGAAGATGTGACGTCCCTGTCCA GCTGCGCAGTGGCCGCGCCGAGCTGTGGTGCCGGGGGCGTTGCGCTACGGGCCCGCGTTCTCCGCGGTGCTGTCCAGCCGCCGCGAAGCCCCCGGCGTCAGCGCTCCCAGTCCTCTTCCCGCCCGCCAGCCGCTGTCCGACCCCCCCGCTGGGGGCTGTGCAGCGGCTCGCACACCCCTCGGCGCGTGTACGCGCTCTGCACCTGGCTGCCGGAAAACGTGTTGCAGAAACACGAGAGCGCGAATCTCCCCATCTCTCAGGCTGAGGGGTAGAAGGATGGCGGTCATGACGGTGCGACCCTGACCGCCTCGCAGGAGGAGGCCCCGAGCCCCCTGCTGCAGGACAGCCCCAAGGAGGACCTTGGCGCCACGAGGGAGAAGGGGGCCGTGGAGCCCGCCCTCACCCCGAAAGGGGGCCG GAGCAGGCCCCACCGCCGTCTGGATCGGACGGTGGCGGAGTGGGTGCAGTGGCTGCTGGTGAAGGACAAAAAGAAGAGTCCCATCACTCGCTCCGAGATGGTGAAATACGTTGTCGGTGACTTGAAATCTCTGTTCCCTGAGATCGTCGCTAGGGCCACAGAATATCTGCGGTGTGCCTTTGGTTTCTAGCTGAA GCTTGGCCGCAAGTACCACACTCACATCCTGACCAACAAACCAAAAcc tgaggaggaggaggatctgGGAGGGTC CTTGTTAATGATGATCTTGGGCCTTATTTACCTGAAAGGTAATAGCGCCAGGGAGGCCCAGGTCTGGGAGATGCTGCGTTGGTTGGGGGTATGTCCCTCAAAGTACCACTTCCTCTTTGGGTACCCGAAGAGGCTTATGATGGAAGATTTCGTGCAGCAGCGATACCGCAATTACAGGCGAGTGCCTCACACCAATCCACCGGAATGTGAATTCTCTTGAGGTCCCCGAAGCAACCTAGACACCAGCAAGATGCAAGTCCTGGGGTTCGTGGCCAAACTCCATTATAAGAAAGAACCCCAGCACTAGCCAGTGCAGTGCCGTGGGGCCCTGGCAGATGAGGCTGACGGCCAGGGCTGA